From Methanobacterium congolense, one genomic window encodes:
- a CDS encoding NosD domain-containing protein: MLCITFLGFFACLSSVSAADVSIDNNTWAVTDIQNYFNGMTVHGLTISNGDNVIFQAGDYLNLALTVKNSVNILANGAVNFIGKGATIGITVSNVNNVNITGLSVSNYTYGIYLGRSNNTDIVNNTVNNNRKNGITLDAASNTDVINNTMYNNTNRGIYLSSAVNSSVSNNIICNSLSNGGIVLATSINSYLVNNTLNHNVDGIYVYSNAVNTTVLGNVVSNDTSNGIVLGDYSSSAFNNTVINNTVNNNNIYGIRLINTVNSTIAENNVFNNTFAGIGLVYNAVNSNITENNVSNNRGTGIGVSTSSNSTVRGNTVNNNKGSGITLSNSVNSTVGGNVVSNNSQNGIIITGTGNSTVKHNTFSNNTLSGVRLANSGNSVTDNSVTGNSVGVSTYATNNAVNNNNITNNGAGILIGYNSAVIVLGENNLSNNLYGLTITGNNDRLTNFVIENNTNGIILNGINNILNNVTSSNNTNAGLIFNSTSSGSLFTSGSVTNSGIGIVMNGQKDSVLSSTILKNTGNGFTVNGFNNTLNYNRIYQNNWGLNNTGSNTNANLNWWGINNAPTQITNSGTNLNMIYWYVLQLSANNFNTTVNATQTLNAGDSVTLGYSLETNVPVTSNKELLPYFKVTITKPDGSTITGDIRNTAVSYTSTAKKGTVNSIQSTADNENIRLSIDTPTSDLAVNKTVNNKKPPVNDKIVYTITVTNNGPDNATDVFVKDLLPKGLKFISADGRYNPSTGLWSIGDLQSGETAVLNIIAQVIQSNANITNTATVYQTNYDPNNTNDQSDITINVGKDSDPTSGGRVVRKDVAVNVNAETVTMKNTGVPVSVLVLGILAVFGGMLQRRK, translated from the coding sequence ATGTTATGTATTACGTTTCTTGGTTTTTTTGCGTGTTTAAGCAGTGTCAGTGCAGCCGATGTTAGCATTGATAACAACACCTGGGCTGTAACTGATATCCAGAATTATTTCAATGGGATGACAGTTCATGGTTTAACAATATCCAATGGAGATAATGTGATTTTCCAAGCTGGTGACTACCTTAATTTAGCATTAACTGTGAAAAATAGTGTTAATATTCTTGCCAATGGTGCTGTAAACTTCATTGGAAAGGGGGCAACCATTGGTATCACCGTATCCAATGTCAACAACGTGAACATAACCGGATTAAGCGTAAGCAACTACACCTACGGGATATATTTAGGTAGGTCTAACAACACGGATATCGTTAATAACACCGTTAATAATAACCGTAAAAATGGAATAACACTTGATGCAGCTTCTAATACTGATGTTATTAACAATACTATGTACAACAACACCAATCGTGGAATCTATTTATCTTCTGCTGTTAATTCTTCCGTCTCCAACAACATAATCTGTAACAGTTTGAGTAACGGCGGAATTGTTCTGGCTACTTCCATTAATTCATACCTAGTTAACAACACACTAAATCACAATGTAGATGGAATATATGTATACTCAAACGCAGTTAACACTACTGTACTTGGCAACGTGGTGAGTAACGATACGAGCAATGGAATAGTGCTTGGAGACTACAGTTCTTCGGCATTTAATAACACGGTGATCAACAACACTGTGAACAACAATAATATTTACGGAATTCGCTTGATCAATACAGTTAATTCCACCATAGCAGAGAATAATGTGTTTAACAATACCTTTGCTGGAATTGGTTTAGTGTACAACGCGGTTAATTCCAATATAACTGAGAACAACGTGTCTAACAATAGAGGTACTGGAATTGGTGTATCTACCTCCTCTAACTCAACTGTAAGAGGTAACACCGTCAATAACAACAAGGGATCTGGAATCACCTTATCAAATTCAGTTAATTCCACTGTGGGAGGTAACGTTGTTTCTAACAACAGTCAAAACGGGATAATCATAACGGGTACAGGAAATTCAACTGTAAAACATAATACATTTTCTAACAACACATTATCTGGAGTTAGATTGGCTAATTCAGGTAATTCTGTGACTGATAACTCTGTAACCGGTAACAGCGTCGGTGTTTCAACTTATGCAACTAACAACGCTGTAAATAACAACAACATCACAAACAATGGTGCTGGTATTTTAATTGGTTATAACAGTGCAGTTATTGTTCTGGGAGAGAATAACCTATCCAACAACCTTTACGGACTCACTATCACAGGAAACAATGACAGGTTAACTAACTTTGTCATTGAAAACAATACAAACGGTATCATTCTTAATGGTATCAACAACATCCTGAACAATGTGACCAGTAGTAACAACACCAATGCAGGATTGATATTTAATTCAACATCCTCTGGTAGCCTATTCACCAGTGGTTCAGTAACAAACAGCGGTATTGGCATTGTTATGAATGGTCAGAAAGACTCTGTTTTGAGCTCCACAATCCTAAAAAACACAGGAAACGGTTTCACAGTAAATGGATTCAACAACACACTAAACTACAACAGAATATACCAGAATAACTGGGGTTTGAACAACACAGGCAGCAACACCAATGCTAACTTGAACTGGTGGGGAATTAACAACGCACCAACTCAAATTACCAATTCAGGCACAAACCTAAATATGATCTACTGGTACGTTCTGCAGTTATCCGCCAATAACTTCAACACAACTGTTAACGCTACACAAACACTCAACGCGGGTGATTCTGTAACTTTAGGCTATTCCCTGGAAACTAATGTTCCAGTGACAAGTAACAAAGAACTGTTACCCTACTTCAAGGTTACAATAACGAAACCAGATGGCAGTACCATTACAGGAGACATAAGAAACACCGCAGTTAGTTACACCAGCACGGCCAAAAAAGGCACCGTAAACTCAATTCAATCTACAGCTGACAACGAGAACATTAGACTATCCATAGATACGCCAACTTCTGATTTAGCTGTCAATAAAACAGTGAACAATAAAAAACCTCCTGTGAATGATAAAATTGTTTACACAATTACAGTGACAAACAATGGTCCAGATAATGCAACCGATGTCTTTGTGAAGGATTTACTCCCAAAGGGACTTAAATTTATCTCTGCTGATGGAAGATACAATCCCTCAACAGGACTATGGAGTATTGGAGATTTACAAAGTGGCGAAACTGCTGTACTAAACATCATTGCACAAGTGATTCAGTCCAATGCGAACATAACAAACACAGCAACAGTGTACCAGACCAACTACGACCCAAACAATACCAATGACCAGTCAGACATCACCATAAACGTTGGAAAAGATTCTGATCCAACAAGTGGAGGACGTGTAGTTAGAAAAGATGTTGCAGTTAATGTAAATGCTGAGACAGTTACAATGAAAAACACTGGTGTGCCAGTTTCAGTATTAGTACTAGGTATCTTAGCGGTATTTGGTGGAATGTTACAAAGGAGGAAATAA